One Poecilia reticulata strain Guanapo linkage group LG4, Guppy_female_1.0+MT, whole genome shotgun sequence genomic window carries:
- the ctns gene encoding cystinosin: MAAMAILHLLKKWLLVELLINISESAVCLNAPDAVTIEQSSSAVVTISSSSAVNQSTVIHLNVTFSSQENYSSIITLPEQVLLPEKATSANFTVVTHDVGQVTAHLFSNNTHLDSLSSRIRFIVIHSSVLSVVAQVIGWIYFVAWSVSFYPQAWENWRRKSVVGLNFDFLALNLTGFIAYSVFNIGLFWIPYIKEEFLQKNPNGINPVNANDVFFSLHALLFCVIYVSQAALYERGGQRVSWTARILLLIGWTFALISLFVAVAHKITWLEYLYYFSYIKLAVTLIKYVPQAYMNYRRQSTEGWSIGNVLLDFTGGVFSILQMIIQSYNNDEWKLVFGDPTKFGLGLFSVAFDIVFMTQHYCLYKQPAQYEAIPEQQVD, translated from the exons ATGGCAGCAATGGCCATTCTACATCTGTTGAAGAAGTGGTTACTTGTTGAGTTGCTGATCAACATCTCTG AGTCCGCTGTGTGTCTGAATGCACCAGATGCTGTTACAATTGAGCAAAGCTCTTCAGCTGTTGTCACCATTTCTTCCAG TTCTGCTGTCAATCAGTCTACAGTGATTCACCTGAATGTAACCTTCAGCTCCCAAGAGAACTACTCATCAATAATCACGCTGCCTGAACAG GTGTTGCTTCCAGAGAAAGCTACCTCAGCCAATTTCACTGTCGTAACACATGATGTTGGTCAGGTGACTGCACACCTGTTCAGCAACAACACACACCTGGACAG TCTGTCGTCCAGGATCCGCTTCATAGTGATCCATAGCAGTGTGCTGTCAGTGGTGGCTCAGGTGATAGGATGGATTTACTTCGTGGCCTGGTCAGTGTCTTTCTATCCACAAGCCTGGGAAAACTGGAGGAGGAAAAG TGTTGTAGGTCTCAACTTCGACTTCCTGGCTCTCAATCTAACGGGCTTCATTGCTTACAGTGTCTTCAACATCGGCCTCTTCTGGATACCCTACATAAAG GAGGAGTTCCTTCAGAAGAATCCCAATGGGATAAATCCTGTCAATGCCAATGACGTCTTCTTCAGTCTGCATGCTCTGCTGTTCTGTGTGATCTACGTCAGCCAGGCTGCTCTCTATGAG AGGGGGGGTCAGAGGGTGTCATGGACTGCTAGGATTCTGTTGCTGATTGGTTGGACCTTTGCTTTGATCAGCCTATTTGTTGCTGTGGCCCACAAAATTACCTGGTTGGAGTACCTCTACTACTTCTCCTATATTAAACTAGCAGTTACTCTGATCAAATATGTACCACAG GCCTATATGAACTACAGGAGACAAAGCACTGAGGGCTGGAGCATCGGCAACGTCCTGCTGGACTTCACTGGTGGAGTCTTCAGTATCCTACAGATGATCATTCAGTCTTACAACAATG ATGAGTGGAAGCTGGTGTTTGGTGACCCCACCAAGTTCGGTCTGGGTCTGTTTTCTGTGGCGTTTGACATCGTCTTCATGACTCAGCACTATTGTCTCTACAAACAGCCAGCACAGTATGAAGCCATTCCAGAGCAGCAGGTCGACTGA